The Candidatus Bathyarchaeota archaeon genome has a segment encoding these proteins:
- a CDS encoding NADH-quinone oxidoreductase subunit M, whose translation MVPGYSSPTPNMLAAIVIPVVAAPIAYLFGKRIGRVGNGIFSFLALAVATALLWWDVGSVIQHGQVHEVYSWISLFNMEFGLLADWLSFPIAIIILSMCTLSAVYSIAYMEREPNQENYFTFLLLFSAGMVGVILSTNLIQFYLFWELMLIPSYFLIAHWGTGRPKVIGFKYFLFTHAGAACLIFGIVWLFVVTGTFNLYELPMLLAQVDSSILRAIMILMFIGFAVKMAIFPFHSWLPDAHAEAPTPISVLLSGVMIKCGVYATARIALTFLPGATHAVAYGLSALAVVTMIWGGVMALAQTDIKRLLAYSSISQMGYILFGLASYTMVGVAGGLFHIINHAVAKGLLFMCAGAIIHETGIRDLRQLGGLAGKMPVTAVACLIGALSIAGTPPLGGFASEWMIFFGGFQSGYTVLAALAIIATILTAGYYLWMIKRVFFGEKPQGLEHVHEAPLTMLAPMMILTFFAVIFGIYPNAVLQMFGPAAHQITQTMGGP comes from the coding sequence ATGGTTCCAGGCTATTCATCGCCTACACCGAACATGCTTGCTGCGATAGTTATCCCAGTTGTAGCCGCGCCAATCGCCTACCTGTTTGGAAAACGTATTGGGCGAGTTGGGAATGGGATTTTCTCCTTCCTCGCGTTAGCGGTTGCAACCGCCCTGCTATGGTGGGATGTTGGTTCTGTTATTCAACATGGGCAAGTGCATGAAGTTTACTCTTGGATAAGCCTGTTTAACATGGAGTTCGGGCTTCTGGCGGATTGGTTGAGCTTCCCTATAGCCATCATTATTCTGTCGATGTGTACCCTGTCCGCCGTGTACTCAATTGCGTACATGGAACGTGAGCCGAACCAAGAAAATTATTTCACTTTTCTACTCCTATTCTCTGCTGGGATGGTTGGGGTAATTCTTTCAACCAACCTAATCCAGTTCTACCTATTCTGGGAACTGATGCTTATTCCATCCTACTTTTTGATCGCTCACTGGGGAACCGGGAGGCCAAAGGTGATCGGATTTAAGTACTTTCTGTTTACCCATGCAGGTGCAGCCTGCTTAATTTTTGGTATAGTCTGGTTGTTTGTAGTTACTGGAACCTTCAATCTTTACGAGCTTCCCATGTTACTTGCCCAGGTTGATTCATCAATCCTCCGGGCAATCATGATCTTAATGTTCATAGGATTCGCGGTTAAAATGGCAATTTTTCCTTTCCATTCATGGCTTCCAGACGCTCATGCCGAGGCGCCTACCCCAATAAGCGTTCTGCTAAGTGGAGTTATGATTAAATGTGGGGTCTATGCTACTGCCCGCATCGCTCTCACATTCCTTCCTGGCGCAACACATGCGGTGGCATACGGCCTCAGCGCCTTAGCTGTTGTAACCATGATCTGGGGCGGGGTAATGGCACTGGCTCAGACAGATATCAAACGGCTTCTTGCGTATAGTAGTATAAGTCAGATGGGCTACATCCTATTCGGGCTTGCAAGTTATACAATGGTTGGCGTTGCTGGCGGTTTATTCCACATAATTAATCATGCGGTTGCGAAAGGGCTTCTCTTCATGTGCGCTGGCGCAATCATCCATGAAACTGGAATCCGTGACCTTAGGCAGCTGGGCGGTCTCGCCGGGAAAATGCCTGTAACAGCAGTAGCATGTTTAATCGGAGCACTTTCCATAGCTGGTACGCCTCCGCTAGGAGGCTTCGCTAGCGAGTGGATGATTTTCTTCGGAGGCTTCCAGTCAGGATATACAGTCCTTGCGGCTTTGGCGATTATAGCCACTATCCTCACTGCTGGCTATTATCTTTGGATGATTAAACGCGTGTTCTTCGGGGAAAAACCTCAGGGGCTAGAACATGTTCATGAGGCACCATTAACCATGCTTGCCCCAATGATGATCTTAACATTCTTTGCGGTGATCTTTGGAATCTATCCAAATGCCGTATTACAGATGTTCGGACCAGCTGCCCACCAAATTACTCAAACAATGGGAGGTCCATAA